A portion of the Bdellovibrionales bacterium genome contains these proteins:
- a CDS encoding DNA topoisomerase VI subunit B: protein MSKITTSSTAEYFAKNLQQVGFSSPTKAVLTTLKEAVDNALDACEEAGIPPELSVFIHRLDKGSSKTSDLIEIIVEDNGPGIESEDLAKVFGEYLASSKFGRGQCSRGQQGIGISAATTWAQLTNAAGVQVISKTAKMRKATKAQIDVDIKGNKGIVKNKETIDWDRPHGTRVEFRIDGRVQLNGDGGVITYLDGTTLVNPHMTLHYKLLENDLVDVVRVSDEVPHIPAATLPHPHTMKLGEFITHAHLYGRISLDNFLRKGFSRVTDATIKDFVKNGLPKGLLSSGLGSFKEDEFKKVFQVVQNTELVSPSTKSVLTVGEEGLSKSIHRLGDVDFFSVVTRKPRICDFKPTVVEVAIARFLNKPSDANDSMIQLLRFANRVPLQFDKAACAITKAVESVNWRAYGLQQAKNSLPLGSFVFAVSVTSPFIKFKNASKETIDASDELVEEIRRTLMQAGQKLSRHIRAEDKAADLERKILHIEKFGPILVDGLVRISGASQQRKKNAQEGLQKLLGRDADVAESELAVAERKLSVLKAKQAHRLGLGEEAGETGEDGDTGEEFFEEEMEVDSSSEDVGDFKAKQRGTTKKAAKARSSTSKKVATTKIKAEPAKKK, encoded by the coding sequence GTGTCAAAGATCACAACAAGTAGCACCGCAGAATATTTTGCGAAAAATCTTCAGCAGGTGGGTTTTTCGTCGCCAACCAAAGCTGTTTTAACCACCCTGAAAGAGGCTGTCGACAATGCCCTGGACGCCTGTGAAGAGGCGGGGATCCCCCCTGAACTCAGTGTTTTTATTCATCGGCTCGATAAGGGCTCTTCAAAGACATCTGATTTAATTGAAATCATTGTCGAAGACAATGGACCTGGAATTGAATCTGAAGATCTTGCCAAGGTTTTTGGAGAATATCTCGCTTCTTCAAAATTTGGCAGGGGACAATGTTCTCGTGGCCAACAGGGAATTGGAATATCCGCTGCAACGACTTGGGCTCAGCTGACGAATGCGGCAGGAGTACAGGTCATCAGCAAAACGGCAAAGATGCGCAAGGCAACCAAAGCCCAGATCGACGTTGATATAAAGGGTAACAAAGGGATTGTGAAGAACAAAGAGACGATTGATTGGGATAGGCCGCATGGGACTCGAGTTGAGTTTCGAATTGATGGGCGTGTTCAGCTCAATGGAGATGGTGGAGTGATCACCTACCTTGATGGGACAACACTGGTCAACCCACATATGACTCTTCACTACAAGTTGTTGGAGAACGACTTGGTTGATGTGGTTCGAGTGTCCGATGAAGTGCCCCACATACCAGCGGCAACTTTGCCTCATCCGCACACCATGAAGTTAGGCGAGTTCATTACTCATGCTCATCTTTACGGACGTATCTCATTGGATAATTTTCTGAGAAAGGGCTTTTCTCGGGTGACTGACGCGACGATCAAGGATTTCGTAAAAAATGGTTTGCCCAAAGGACTTTTGAGTTCCGGACTTGGTTCCTTCAAGGAAGATGAATTCAAAAAGGTTTTTCAAGTCGTCCAGAACACTGAATTGGTCAGCCCCTCGACAAAATCCGTGTTGACGGTTGGAGAAGAGGGATTGTCAAAAAGTATTCATCGATTGGGTGATGTTGATTTTTTTAGTGTTGTCACCCGAAAACCGAGAATATGTGATTTTAAGCCGACGGTAGTTGAAGTCGCTATCGCCCGTTTCCTGAATAAACCCTCTGATGCCAACGATTCTATGATTCAACTCCTGAGATTTGCCAATCGAGTGCCTCTGCAGTTTGACAAAGCAGCCTGCGCGATAACTAAAGCGGTCGAATCGGTGAATTGGAGAGCCTACGGCCTTCAGCAGGCAAAGAATTCTCTGCCGCTTGGATCCTTTGTTTTTGCCGTGAGCGTGACTTCACCATTTATCAAATTTAAGAACGCTTCCAAAGAGACAATTGATGCAAGCGATGAACTTGTTGAGGAAATTCGAAGGACATTGATGCAGGCGGGGCAAAAGCTTTCCCGCCACATTCGAGCTGAAGACAAAGCGGCCGATCTAGAGAGAAAGATTCTGCATATTGAAAAGTTCGGACCTATTCTTGTGGACGGATTGGTGCGAATCAGTGGAGCGAGTCAGCAGCGAAAGAAGAACGCTCAAGAAGGACTTCAGAAACTTCTTGGGCGAGACGCGGATGTGGCAGAGAGCGAATTGGCAGTTGCAGAAAGAAAGCTTTCGGTGCTCAAAGCGAAGCAGGCTCATCGTTTGGGATTAGGCGAAGAGGCTGGCGAAACTGGTGAGGATGGAGACACAGGGGAAGAGTTTTTTGAGGAAGAAATGGAGGTGGATTCTTCTTCTGAAGACGTCGGTGACTTTAAGGCAAAACAAAGGGGAACGACAAAGAAGGCCGCAAAGGCAAGATCTTCGACCTCTAAAAAAGTGGCGACAACTAAAATAAAGGCTGAACCTGCGAAAAAAAAGTAG
- a CDS encoding aconitate hydratase, producing MAMIETTPELVKKVYETTRKKLAVVRKRLGRPLTLTEKIIFGHLQDPESQDLARGESFLLLNPDRVAMQDATAQMALLQFMLAGRDEAAVPTTVHCDHLIRAQYGLDRDMKTAMGENEEVYDFLATVSSRYNLGFWKPGAGIIHQVVLENYAFPGGMMVGTDSHTPNAGGLGMVAVGVGGADASDVMAGLAWEVKNPGIVGVHLKGKLSGWTSAKDVILKLLGILTVKGGTNKVIEYFGEGCQSISCTGKGTIANMGAELGATCSVFPYDLRMAAYLKITGRKELSDLADQNPDILTADPEVSKNLEKYYDEIIEIDLSKLEPHLVGPHSPDAAHPVSTLKEQAKKNGWPTSLSAALIGSCTNSSYEDIGRATFVARQALAAGVKMKQPFLVTPGSTLIKNTIERDGQMEVLESAGATVLANACGPCIGQWKREDVKMGTPNTIVSSFNRNFRARNDSNPETLSFIGSPEIVMAMGLAGRLDFNPATDELETPSGKKIKLSPPEAPELPSKGFVADTEGYQKPRGKGIEVKVSPKSDRLQLLQPFAPWSGKNLEGLLLLAKAKGKCTTDHISPAGPWLKYRGHLDNISDNLLLGATNSFGGAIGKGKNVFTGEENLEFAKIARAYKEKGSHWIIIGDENYGEGSSREHAAMSPRHLGGLAVIVKSFARIHETNLKKQGMLALTFSNPADYDKIQEQDRFAITGLTSFAPGKNLQLEVVHQDGKKDSIELKHSFNSEQIKWFKAGSALNLMQA from the coding sequence ATGGCGATGATCGAAACAACTCCGGAATTGGTAAAGAAGGTTTACGAGACCACACGCAAAAAACTGGCGGTAGTTCGCAAGCGATTGGGCCGGCCTCTTACTCTAACTGAGAAGATTATTTTTGGACATTTGCAGGACCCAGAGTCGCAGGATCTTGCGAGAGGTGAGAGTTTTTTATTGCTGAATCCCGATCGAGTGGCGATGCAGGATGCGACAGCCCAGATGGCGCTTTTGCAATTCATGCTAGCAGGAAGAGATGAAGCGGCCGTTCCAACGACAGTTCATTGCGATCATCTCATCCGTGCCCAGTACGGGTTAGATCGAGATATGAAGACCGCGATGGGTGAGAACGAAGAGGTTTATGATTTCTTGGCGACAGTGTCTTCTCGATACAACTTGGGATTTTGGAAGCCGGGAGCTGGAATTATCCATCAGGTGGTTCTCGAAAACTATGCTTTCCCGGGCGGCATGATGGTTGGAACAGATTCTCACACTCCGAACGCAGGTGGCTTGGGCATGGTGGCTGTTGGAGTTGGCGGAGCTGATGCCTCTGATGTGATGGCAGGCTTGGCTTGGGAAGTGAAAAATCCTGGGATTGTTGGAGTTCACTTGAAGGGAAAGCTCTCAGGGTGGACTTCGGCCAAGGATGTTATTCTCAAACTTCTCGGCATTCTGACCGTGAAGGGTGGGACGAACAAAGTGATTGAGTATTTTGGCGAGGGTTGTCAGTCAATCAGTTGCACGGGAAAGGGAACAATAGCTAACATGGGAGCTGAGTTGGGCGCGACGTGTTCAGTTTTTCCTTATGATTTACGTATGGCTGCCTACTTAAAAATAACTGGACGAAAAGAGCTATCAGATCTCGCTGATCAGAATCCTGATATTTTGACGGCAGATCCAGAGGTTTCAAAGAATCTTGAAAAGTATTATGACGAAATAATTGAAATTGATTTGTCGAAGCTGGAGCCTCACCTTGTGGGTCCACATTCACCCGATGCGGCCCATCCCGTGAGCACGTTAAAGGAACAGGCAAAAAAGAATGGCTGGCCAACAAGTCTTTCGGCCGCACTCATTGGTTCCTGTACCAACTCTTCGTATGAGGACATTGGACGGGCTACTTTTGTTGCTCGCCAGGCCTTGGCCGCAGGTGTAAAAATGAAGCAGCCCTTCCTCGTGACTCCGGGTTCAACCTTGATAAAAAATACGATTGAGCGAGACGGACAGATGGAAGTTCTGGAATCCGCCGGAGCCACTGTCTTGGCCAATGCCTGTGGTCCTTGTATCGGGCAGTGGAAGCGAGAAGATGTTAAAATGGGTACACCCAACACGATCGTTTCAAGCTTTAATCGTAATTTTCGCGCTCGTAATGACTCAAATCCTGAGACTCTATCCTTTATTGGAAGTCCTGAGATCGTTATGGCAATGGGACTTGCGGGTCGTTTGGATTTTAATCCTGCAACAGATGAATTGGAGACTCCTTCGGGAAAGAAGATTAAACTGAGCCCGCCTGAGGCACCAGAACTTCCGTCCAAGGGCTTTGTTGCCGATACGGAGGGTTACCAAAAGCCGCGCGGCAAAGGAATTGAAGTAAAGGTCTCTCCAAAATCAGATAGGCTACAACTCCTGCAGCCTTTTGCCCCTTGGAGTGGCAAGAATTTGGAAGGATTGCTCCTGCTTGCAAAAGCGAAGGGGAAATGCACGACTGATCATATCAGCCCAGCGGGGCCTTGGCTGAAATATCGAGGTCACCTCGATAATATTTCAGACAATCTTCTGCTAGGAGCAACCAATTCTTTTGGTGGTGCGATTGGAAAAGGGAAAAATGTTTTTACGGGAGAGGAAAATCTTGAGTTCGCGAAAATAGCCCGAGCATATAAGGAAAAGGGAAGTCACTGGATTATCATTGGAGATGAGAACTACGGGGAGGGTTCAAGCCGTGAGCATGCAGCCATGTCTCCTCGGCATTTGGGAGGGCTCGCGGTCATTGTAAAGAGCTTTGCACGAATTCACGAAACGAATTTAAAAAAGCAAGGGATGTTGGCTCTCACTTTCTCAAATCCAGCTGATTACGATAAAATACAGGAGCAGGACCGGTTTGCGATCACTGGGCTTACCAGTTTTGCCCCTGGGAAAAATCTTCAGCTTGAAGTGGTTCACCAGGACGGAAAAAAAGACTCGATTGAACTCAAGCACTCCTTTAATTCAGAGCAGATCAAATGGTTTAAGGCCGGATCTGCACTCAATTTGATGCAGGCTTAA